Proteins encoded together in one Flavobacterium keumense window:
- a CDS encoding KTSC domain-containing protein: MKKIVEYRKLLNVDKTVELKDLKTIYRNAMKDAHPDKFQGDEAGLKAAEENSKKIIEAYHFLVSINPETIKQNLPEYTETISTSTITDYKFVDGRLIIDFSNGSVYEYISVPKATYIKMVNADSPGRFAKRHILNNFTWRKTSNQE; the protein is encoded by the coding sequence ATGAAAAAAATAGTTGAATACCGAAAATTATTAAATGTAGACAAAACTGTCGAACTTAAAGATTTAAAAACCATTTATCGCAATGCGATGAAAGACGCACATCCTGATAAATTTCAAGGTGATGAAGCAGGATTAAAAGCCGCTGAAGAAAATAGCAAAAAAATTATTGAAGCGTATCACTTTTTAGTAAGTATCAATCCTGAAACAATAAAGCAAAATTTACCCGAATACACCGAAACTATAAGTACTTCAACAATTACAGATTATAAATTTGTAGATGGAAGATTAATTATTGATTTTTCAAACGGTAGTGTTTATGAATATATTAGTGTTCCTAAAGCTACTTACATCAAAATGGTAAATGCGGATTCTCCAGGTCGTTTTGCTAAAAGGCATATACTAAATAACTTCACTTGGAGAAAAACCTCCAATCAAGAATAA